In Triticum aestivum cultivar Chinese Spring chromosome 5B, IWGSC CS RefSeq v2.1, whole genome shotgun sequence, the following proteins share a genomic window:
- the LOC123117316 gene encoding probable CoA ligase CCL12, translating to MAAIARGSVREVRASDVEAAGLAAADAGPFLAALRSAVGGHGDATAAWAAVVAAGVLRPDHPHALHQLVYYSVYAGWDHAGRGPPPYWFPSPIDCKQTNLGRVMEENGPKLLGASYKDPISSFGLFHKFAVENQEVYWKIVLKELSIKFLQEPMSILDASDKSKKGGTWFPGAVLNIAECCLLPRPSQNRTDESTAIVWRDEGFDDDPVNRMSLKELRTQVMTVANALDTMFQKGDRIAIDMPMTCNAVIIYLAIILGGFVVVSIADSFAPQEIGTRMRVAKAKAIFTQDFIIRGGKKFPLYSCVMKGTSCKAIVIPATGDFLGVTLRNGDMSWKDFLSRAAGRSSMYSPVYQPADALINILFSSGTTGEPKAIPWTQLCPIRCGADTWANLDVRPKDISCLPTNLGWVMGPIQLFACFLNGATLALYHGSPLGRGFCKFVQDAHVSALGSVPSLVKLWKAGNHSKGLDWTKIRVLATTGEASDIDDNLWLSSRTCYKPIVECCGGTELASSFIQGSLLQPQVFGAFSGASMSTGFVILDEQGNPYPDDVPCSGEVGLFPLYFGATDRLLNADHDKVYFDGMPVYRGRQLRRHGDIIQRTVGGYYVVLGRADDTMNLGGIKTSSVEIERVCNGADEGLLETAAVSVKPSGGGPEQLAILAVRKDRSATYDANLLKAKFQRAIQKNLNPLFRVSYVKVVPEFPRTASNKLLRRVLRDQLKHEHANHSKL from the exons ATGGCGGCGATCGCGAGGGGGAGCGTGCGGGAGGTCCGGGCGTCCGACGTCGAGGCGGCCGGGCTCGCCGCGGCCGACGCGGGGCCCTTCCTCGCCGCGCTCCGCTCGGCGGTTGGTGGCCACGGCGACGCGACCGCCGCGTGGGCGGCGGTCGTGGCGGCCGGGGTGCTGCGGCCGGACCACCCGCACGCGCTCCACCAGCTCGTGTACTACTCCGTCTACGCCGGCTGGGACCACGCCGGCCGGGGCCCGCCGCCCTACTGGTTCCCGTCGCC CATTGACTGCAAGCAAACAAATCTTGGGAGAGTGATGGAAGAGAATGGACCCAAGTTATTAGGAGCATCATATAAGGATCCAATTTCAAGCTTTGGCCTCTTCCACAAGTTCGCTGTTGAGAATCAGGAG GTCTACTGGAAAATTGTGCTGAAGGAGCTCTCCATCAAGTTCCTGCAAGAACCGATGTCGATTCTAGATGCGTCAGATAAGTCAAAGAAGGGAGGAACATGGTTTCCAGGTGCAGTGCTCAACATTGCTGAATGTTGTCTCCTACCACGGCCTTCCCAAAACAGGACAGATGAAAGCACGGCCATTGTATGGAGGGATGAGGGCTTCGACGATGATCCAGTGAACCGTATGTCCTTGAAGGAGCTTCGCACCCAAGTGAT GACTGTTGCAAATGCCCTTGATACCATGTTCCAAAAGGGGGACCGGATTGCCATCGACATGCCTATGACATGCAACGCGGTCATTATTTATTTGGCAATCATCCTTGGAGGCTTTGTTGTTGTGTCAATAGCAGACAGTTTTGCACCTCAGGAGATCGGCACTCGCATGAGGGTTGCAAAAGCAAAGGCAATCTTTACTCAG GATTTCATAATTAGGGGAGGGAAGAAATTTCCTCTTTACAG ctgtgTCATGAAAGGGACTTCATGTAAAGCTATTGTAATTCCTGCAACTGGAGACTTTCTTGGAGTTACACTAAGGAATGGTGATATGTCCTGGAAAGATTTTCTTTCTCGTGCTGCAGGAAG GTCATCCATGTACTCTCCAGTTTATCAGCCTGCAGACGCCCTAATTAATATACTGTTTTCATCAGGAACAACTG GAGAGCCAAAAGCTATACCATGGACACAACTTTGTCCCATCAGATGTGGAGCTGATACCTGGGCAAATTTGGATGTTCGCCCAAAGGACATTAGCTGCTTGCCTACAAATCTGGGTTGGGTAATGGGACCTATACAGTTGTTCGCATGCTTTCTAAATGGTGCGACGTTGGCTTTATATCATGGTTCTCCACTTGGACGTGGTTTCTGCAAATTTGTCCAG GATGCCCATGTGAGTGCATTAGGATCTGTGCCTAGCTTGGTGAAGTTATGGAAGGCTGGGAATCATTCTAAAGGGCTAGACTGGACCAAAATCAG GGTACTTGCTACAACAGGGGAGGCTTCCGATATTGATGATAATCTGTGGCTATCTTCGCGTACCTGTTACAAGCCCATTGTTGAGTGTTGTGGGGGCACAGAGCTGGCATCCTCATTCATCCAAGGGAGTCTTTTGCAGCCACAAGTTTTTGGAGCTTTCAGTGGTGCATCAATGTCCACTGGGTTTGTGATACTAGATGAACAGGGAAATCCATAT CCTGATGATGTACCTTGTTCTGGAGAAGTCGGTCTCTTCCCTTTATATTTTGGTGCCACCGATCGGCTTCTCAATGCCGACCATGATAAGGTTTACTTCGATGGAATGCCCGTTTACAGAGGACGG CAACTACGACGACACGGAGATATAATCCAGAGGACAGTAGGTGGTTACTATGTCGTACTGGGCAGAGCAGACGACACTATGAATCTCGGAGGGATTAAG ACAAGTTCAGTGGAGATCGAACGGGTTTGTAACGGAGCCGACGAGGGTCTGCTAGAAACAGCAGCTGTTAGCGTCAAACCTTCCGGCGGGGGACCAGAACAACTGGCCATCTTGGCAGTGCGGAAAGATAGATCCGCAACATACGATGCAAATCTTCTGAAGGCAAAGTTCCAGAGAGCCATCCAGAAGAACCTGAATCCCCTTTTCAGG GTGAGCTACGTCAAAGTCGTCCCCGAGTTCCCGAGAACTGCTTCCAACAAGCTGCTGAGAAGGGTCCTGAGGGATCAGCTGAAGCATGAACATGCAAATCACAGCAAGCTATAA